One window from the genome of Paenibacillus azoreducens encodes:
- the proC gene encoding pyrroline-5-carboxylate reductase — protein MNMSQHQANISESITFYGAGAMAEAIVKGLISKSVVQAGNITMLNRSNSQRLEELQRLYGIKVSNNADLLPGILQNSPIIVLAIKPKDAAEVLRSLGPLLSADTLIVSVIAGLTIRTIQDLLGRKQPVARTMPNTSSSIGLGATGIAYSKEIDDRQRQTVTALFGAVGTVTVVEEEKLEILTGISGSGPAYIYYMMEAMMAAGIRGGLTPQQCRELTVQTVLGAARMVQLTGEEPSALRAKVTSPNGSTQAAIETLDKGEFFETVIAAVARCAERSKEMGAALKEGIS, from the coding sequence ATGAACATGAGTCAACACCAAGCGAACATTTCAGAATCCATTACTTTTTACGGCGCCGGAGCGATGGCCGAGGCGATCGTGAAAGGGCTGATCAGCAAGTCCGTCGTGCAGGCCGGAAACATTACGATGCTCAACCGCAGCAATAGCCAGCGGCTAGAAGAGCTTCAGCGTCTTTACGGCATCAAGGTCAGCAATAATGCCGACCTGCTTCCAGGCATTCTGCAAAACTCACCGATTATCGTACTTGCGATTAAACCGAAGGACGCGGCTGAAGTTCTTCGCAGCTTGGGACCGCTGCTTTCCGCAGATACGCTGATCGTATCGGTGATCGCCGGTCTCACCATCCGCACGATCCAGGATCTTTTGGGCCGGAAACAGCCCGTTGCCCGCACCATGCCAAACACGTCCAGTTCCATCGGACTCGGCGCCACGGGCATCGCTTATTCCAAAGAAATCGATGACCGCCAGCGGCAGACTGTGACCGCCTTGTTCGGCGCCGTCGGCACCGTCACCGTTGTCGAAGAAGAAAAGCTTGAAATCCTGACGGGCATTTCAGGGAGCGGCCCGGCTTACATCTACTATATGATGGAAGCGATGATGGCCGCAGGCATCCGCGGCGGCCTGACGCCCCAGCAATGCCGCGAATTGACCGTCCAAACCGTTCTGGGCGCAGCGCGCATGGTGCAGTTGACAGGCGAAGAACCTTCGGCGCTTAGAGCCAAAGTGACCTCCCCCAACGGTTCTACGCAAGCTGCGATCGAAACGCTGGACAAAGGGGAGTTTTTCGAAACGGTGATCGCCGCCGTTGCCCGCTGCGCGGAACGTTCGAAGGAAATGGGAGCCGCATTAAAGGAGGGAATTTCGTGA
- a CDS encoding glutamate-5-semialdehyde dehydrogenase, with the protein MSEVKTKAEKARTAAAVLNKLTTSQKNEALQLMADSLRSQQDDIISANKEDLERGKAQGTSSSLLDRLALGPERIEAIAEGLEQIIALPDPIGDVLETFERPNGLQVTKARVPLGVIGIIYEARPNVTVDAAGLCLKAGNAVVLRGGSSALSSNRKIVEVLRSALQNSALPADAIQLIESADRSSVDEMLKLNGLLDVIIPRGGQSLIRNVVENATVPVIETGAGICHTYIDETADPAMAEAIAINAKVQRPSVCNSMETLIVNSRFAASHLGHLADQFRKSGVEIRGCAETLKLVPWAVPAQEQDFATEYNDYILNVKLVDTLDKALDHISRFSTKHSECIVTENAAHAERFLQEVDAAAVYHNASTRFTDGFEFGFGAEIGISTQKLHARGPMGLPALTSTKYIIHGSGQIRG; encoded by the coding sequence ATGAGCGAAGTCAAAACAAAAGCCGAAAAAGCCCGGACCGCCGCTGCAGTCCTGAACAAACTGACCACAAGCCAAAAAAATGAAGCTCTTCAGCTCATGGCGGACAGTTTGCGCAGCCAGCAAGATGACATTATTTCCGCCAACAAGGAAGATCTCGAACGCGGTAAAGCGCAGGGCACTTCTTCTTCTCTGCTGGACCGTCTTGCACTGGGTCCGGAGCGTATTGAAGCGATTGCCGAAGGACTAGAGCAGATCATTGCGCTTCCCGATCCCATCGGAGACGTGCTGGAAACCTTCGAGCGTCCGAACGGACTCCAGGTTACCAAAGCTCGCGTTCCGCTCGGAGTTATCGGCATCATTTATGAAGCTCGTCCCAACGTTACGGTTGATGCAGCCGGCCTATGCCTGAAAGCAGGCAATGCGGTCGTTTTGCGCGGGGGTTCGTCGGCCCTCTCGTCCAACCGTAAAATCGTGGAGGTCCTCCGCTCGGCACTGCAAAATTCGGCTTTGCCAGCGGATGCAATTCAGCTTATCGAAAGCGCGGACCGTTCTTCCGTTGATGAGATGCTGAAGCTAAACGGACTGCTCGACGTCATCATCCCGCGCGGGGGACAATCCCTCATCCGCAATGTCGTGGAGAACGCCACCGTGCCTGTCATTGAGACGGGTGCCGGCATCTGCCATACTTACATCGATGAAACCGCTGATCCGGCCATGGCCGAAGCGATTGCGATCAATGCCAAGGTTCAGCGGCCTTCCGTCTGCAACTCCATGGAGACGCTGATCGTGAACAGCCGTTTCGCCGCGTCCCATCTCGGACATCTTGCGGATCAGTTCCGCAAATCCGGCGTAGAGATCCGCGGCTGTGCGGAAACATTGAAGCTTGTGCCTTGGGCCGTTCCCGCGCAGGAGCAGGATTTTGCCACAGAATATAACGACTATATTTTAAATGTAAAATTGGTCGATACTCTTGATAAAGCTTTAGATCATATTTCCCGCTTCAGCACCAAACATTCCGAATGCATCGTTACCGAAAACGCCGCCCACGCGGAACGTTTCCTGCAAGAGGTCGATGCCGCTGCGGTCTATCACAATGCATCGACCCGGTTTACGGACGGCTTCGAATTCGGCTTCGGCGCAGAAATCGGAATCAGTACGCAAAAACTGCATGCACGTGGCCCAATGGGACTCCCTGCGCTGACTTCAACCAAATACATCATTCATGGCAGTGGACAGATTCGCGGGTAA